From a region of the Narcine bancroftii isolate sNarBan1 chromosome 5, sNarBan1.hap1, whole genome shotgun sequence genome:
- the LOC138764971 gene encoding ras association domain-containing protein 8-like isoform X2, translating to MELKKEWIASSLWGLNLHTARCLGTQAEDLHEGLTSSIPTPPHRWAELRTMELKVWVDGVQRVVCGVSEKTTCQEVVIALAQAMGRTGRYILKEKWKDVERHLTPDEKLLPSLSKWGQQAKDVQLILNRTGPSLGLMPAPEKVQGPDRRTCHQTLPPLAKLQVRSDGGGHLKEARRKSLNFAEGAREWLESFGKSKEAKAKVKGGSGIAHCPGEDLNQLLCLQQEKLRSLQAGLESVEVEIRCLVEDRKSEASEEVGQLQDLVSQRSAKAEEVEFWENELKAEQLHGEELRGQLEGVSKKLAECEEKLREQLLEVQVLEAGTLAAQFQKEWQQVQPCTWHRDQVQKLKEEINAKLQEANEQVEDMRLVEAAIGKAEDEIQEESS from the exons ATGGAACTGAAGAAAGAGTGGATAGCTTCAAGTCTTTGGGG ATTGAATCTTCACACAGCGAGGTGCCTTGGCACCCAGGCTGAAGATCTTCATGAAGGACTGACGTCGagcattcccacccccccccaccgctggGCAGAGTTGCGGACCATGGAGCTGAAGGTGTGGGTGGATGGGGTCCAGCGAGTGGTCTGTGGGGTCAGCGAGAAGACCACATGCCAGGAGGTGGTCATTGCTCTGGCTCAGGCTATGG GTCGCACAGGACGCTACATACTGAAGGAGaagtggaaggatgtggaaaggcATTTGACACCAGACGAGAAACTCTTGCCTTCCCTCAGTAAGTGGGGCCAGCAGGCGAAGGACGTACAGCTGATTCTGAACCGCACCGGGCCCTCACTCGGCCTGATGCCTGCTCCAGAGAAGGTGCAAGGGCCTGACAGGAGAACCTGCCACCAGACTCTCCCTCCGCTGGCAAAGCTCCAGGTTAGGAGTGATGGAGGAGGCCATTTGAAAGAAGCCAGGAGGAAGTCGCTGAACTTTGCCGAAGGGGCTCGGGAGTGGCTGGAGTCCTTCGGGAAGAGCAAGGAGGCCAAGGCCAAGGTCAAAGGGGGTTCGGGCATTGCTCATTGCCCGGGAGAGGACCTGAATCAGCTGCTATGCCTTCAACAGGAGAAGCTGCGGAGTCTGCAAGCTGGGCTGGAGTCGGTGGAGGTGGAAATCAGATGCCTGGTAGAGGACAGGAAATCCGAGGCCAGTGAAGAAGTCGGCCAACTTCAGGATCTggtcagccagcggagtgccaaGGCAGAGGAAGTGGAATTCTGGGAGAACGAGCTCAAAGCTGAGCAGCTCCACGGAGAGGAGCTGAGGGGACAGCTGGAAGGCGTGAGCAAAAAGCTGGCAGAGTGTGAGGAGAAATTGAGGGAGCAACTGTTGGAGGTGCAAGTCCTGGAGGCTGGCACCCTGGCTGCCCAGTTCCAGAAGGAATGGCAGCAGGTCCAACCCTGTACCTGGCATAGAGACCAAGTTCAGAAACTGAAAGAGGAGATAAATGCGAAATTGCAGGAAGCCAATGAACAGGTGGAGGACATGAGACTGGTGGAGGCAGCCATTGGGAAGGCAGAAGATGAAATTCAG GAAGAAAGTTCTTGA
- the LOC138764971 gene encoding ras association domain-containing protein 8-like isoform X3 — protein sequence MELKKEWIASSLWGLNLHTARCLGTQAEDLHEGLTSSIPTPPHRWAELRTMELKVWVDGVQRVVCGVSEKTTCQEVVIALAQAMGRTGRYILKEKWKDVERHLTPDEKLLPSLSKWGQQAKDVQLILNRTGPSLGLMPAPEKVQGPDRRTCHQTLPPLAKLQVRSDGGGHLKEARRKSLNFAEGAREWLESFGKSKEAKAKVKGGSGIAHCPGEDLNQLLCLQQEKLRSLQAGLESVEVEIRCLVEDRKSEASEEVGQLQDLVSQRSAKAEEVEFWENELKAEQLHGEELRGQLEGVSKKLAECEEKLREQLLEVQVLEAGTLAAQFQKEWQQVQPCTWHRDQVQKLKEEINAKLQEANEQVEDMRLVEAAIGKAEDEIQE from the exons ATGGAACTGAAGAAAGAGTGGATAGCTTCAAGTCTTTGGGG ATTGAATCTTCACACAGCGAGGTGCCTTGGCACCCAGGCTGAAGATCTTCATGAAGGACTGACGTCGagcattcccacccccccccaccgctggGCAGAGTTGCGGACCATGGAGCTGAAGGTGTGGGTGGATGGGGTCCAGCGAGTGGTCTGTGGGGTCAGCGAGAAGACCACATGCCAGGAGGTGGTCATTGCTCTGGCTCAGGCTATGG GTCGCACAGGACGCTACATACTGAAGGAGaagtggaaggatgtggaaaggcATTTGACACCAGACGAGAAACTCTTGCCTTCCCTCAGTAAGTGGGGCCAGCAGGCGAAGGACGTACAGCTGATTCTGAACCGCACCGGGCCCTCACTCGGCCTGATGCCTGCTCCAGAGAAGGTGCAAGGGCCTGACAGGAGAACCTGCCACCAGACTCTCCCTCCGCTGGCAAAGCTCCAGGTTAGGAGTGATGGAGGAGGCCATTTGAAAGAAGCCAGGAGGAAGTCGCTGAACTTTGCCGAAGGGGCTCGGGAGTGGCTGGAGTCCTTCGGGAAGAGCAAGGAGGCCAAGGCCAAGGTCAAAGGGGGTTCGGGCATTGCTCATTGCCCGGGAGAGGACCTGAATCAGCTGCTATGCCTTCAACAGGAGAAGCTGCGGAGTCTGCAAGCTGGGCTGGAGTCGGTGGAGGTGGAAATCAGATGCCTGGTAGAGGACAGGAAATCCGAGGCCAGTGAAGAAGTCGGCCAACTTCAGGATCTggtcagccagcggagtgccaaGGCAGAGGAAGTGGAATTCTGGGAGAACGAGCTCAAAGCTGAGCAGCTCCACGGAGAGGAGCTGAGGGGACAGCTGGAAGGCGTGAGCAAAAAGCTGGCAGAGTGTGAGGAGAAATTGAGGGAGCAACTGTTGGAGGTGCAAGTCCTGGAGGCTGGCACCCTGGCTGCCCAGTTCCAGAAGGAATGGCAGCAGGTCCAACCCTGTACCTGGCATAGAGACCAAGTTCAGAAACTGAAAGAGGAGATAAATGCGAAATTGCAGGAAGCCAATGAACAGGTGGAGGACATGAGACTGGTGGAGGCAGCCATTGGGAAGGCAGAAGATGAAATTCAG